One part of the Anaeromyxobacter sp. Fw109-5 genome encodes these proteins:
- a CDS encoding HNH endonuclease, producing MPAIAPSALDSTLLAQRLRELAGQERDVQVEFLLHLEVFDRRRAYVDAGYPSLWAYCLEVLHLREGAAGRRIQAMRVLRRFPSLEDALRDGRLCISTVQLLGQVLTEENLPDLVGRAAYRTKAEVDHLVASLQARTAPRAGLRKLPDRAAAASAPALPLAAVDAGPAEPQESPLAPPSSAAAAGVSPATMPAPSDPSRQRTRAVTRAVSESGWSLRVTIDRACKEDLETLTALLSHKFPDGDLAGVLREAIRCAIEKHGRRKGAVAPQRQRGTDREPRPSAESAAPTSTIPAIVRREVWKRDGGRCAWVAPDGRRCNSRWQLELDHIHPQALGGPSTVENLRVACKSHNLLHAEQTYGREHMDRFRRESVSERTGHAGTAPAAIQQGLWAT from the coding sequence ATGCCCGCGATCGCCCCTTCCGCCCTCGACTCGACCCTCCTCGCCCAGCGCCTGCGCGAGCTCGCAGGCCAGGAGCGCGACGTCCAGGTCGAGTTCCTCCTCCACCTCGAGGTGTTCGATCGCCGCCGCGCGTACGTGGACGCCGGCTACCCCTCGCTCTGGGCGTATTGCCTGGAGGTGCTCCACCTGCGCGAGGGCGCGGCCGGGCGACGCATCCAGGCGATGCGGGTGCTGCGCCGGTTCCCCAGCCTCGAGGACGCCCTGCGAGATGGCCGCCTTTGCATCTCCACCGTCCAGCTGCTCGGCCAGGTGCTGACCGAGGAGAACCTGCCCGACCTCGTCGGCCGGGCCGCGTACCGCACCAAGGCGGAGGTGGATCACCTCGTCGCCTCGCTCCAGGCGCGCACCGCTCCGCGGGCGGGCCTGCGCAAGCTGCCCGACCGCGCTGCAGCCGCGAGCGCCCCGGCGCTGCCGCTGGCGGCAGTGGATGCCGGACCTGCCGAGCCGCAGGAGTCGCCGCTCGCGCCGCCGTCGTCGGCCGCTGCTGCCGGGGTGTCCCCCGCCACGATGCCCGCGCCGTCCGACCCGTCTCGCCAGAGGACGCGGGCGGTCACCCGTGCGGTGAGCGAGAGCGGCTGGTCGCTGCGGGTCACCATCGACCGGGCCTGCAAGGAGGACCTCGAGACGCTCACCGCGCTGCTCTCGCACAAGTTCCCGGACGGCGATCTCGCGGGGGTGCTCCGGGAGGCCATCCGCTGCGCCATCGAGAAGCACGGCAGGCGCAAGGGCGCGGTCGCGCCGCAGCGGCAGCGGGGGACCGACCGGGAGCCACGTCCCTCCGCCGAGTCCGCCGCGCCCACGAGCACGATCCCGGCGATAGTGCGGCGCGAGGTCTGGAAGCGCGACGGCGGACGCTGCGCCTGGGTCGCTCCGGACGGGCGGCGCTGCAACAGCCGCTGGCAGCTGGAGCTCGACCACATCCACCCGCAGGCCCTGGGCGGACCCTCGACGGTCGAGAACCTCCGAGTCGCCTGCAAGTCGCACAACCTGTTGCACGCCGAA
- a CDS encoding CBS domain-containing protein has product MADTKLTVGDWMTRNPITIGDDASIVEAIHLLREKNIRRLPVMKGGKLVGLVTEKMLLGYMPAKATSLDQWELHYLLSKTPVTAAMNPSPHAVKVGTPLSEAAKLLHDRKLNGVIVVDDRGDLVGILTTTNALEALIHFSARAP; this is encoded by the coding sequence ATGGCGGACACGAAGCTCACGGTCGGCGACTGGATGACGCGGAACCCGATCACCATCGGGGACGACGCGTCGATCGTGGAGGCGATCCACCTCCTGCGAGAGAAGAACATCCGGCGCCTGCCGGTGATGAAGGGCGGCAAGCTCGTCGGCCTCGTCACGGAGAAGATGCTGCTCGGCTACATGCCGGCGAAGGCGACGAGTCTCGACCAGTGGGAGCTCCACTACCTGCTCTCGAAGACGCCCGTGACCGCGGCGATGAACCCGAGCCCGCACGCGGTCAAGGTCGGGACACCGCTCTCGGAGGCGGCGAAGCTCCTCCACGACCGGAAGCTGAACGGCGTCATCGTGGTGGACGACCGCGGCGACCTCGTCGGTATCCTGACGACGACCAACGCGCTCGAGGCGCTCATTCATTTCTCGGCGCGCGCGCCGTAG
- a CDS encoding ABC transporter ATP-binding protein has translation MLQIRKLNFAYGDLQVLWDVDLEVKQGEIVTVVGSNGAGKSTILKNVSRLVRPTDGSIMFEGHELSHVPSHKVVELGIVQVPEARRIFPEMTVTENLRMGSFVKATRKDRERNMERVFSLFPRLAERKSQLGGTMSGGEQQMLAIGRGLMGNPRVLLLDEPSLGLSPLLVRNIFEIIKEINRQGTTILLVEQNVFQSLRISHRAYVLETGRVVLSGTGAELLDNAHVKKAFLGM, from the coding sequence ATGCTGCAGATCCGCAAGCTCAACTTCGCCTACGGCGACCTGCAGGTCCTCTGGGACGTCGACCTCGAGGTGAAGCAGGGCGAGATCGTCACGGTGGTCGGCTCGAACGGCGCCGGCAAGTCGACCATCCTGAAGAACGTCTCCCGCCTCGTCCGCCCGACGGACGGGTCCATCATGTTCGAGGGTCACGAGCTCTCGCACGTCCCCTCCCACAAGGTGGTGGAGCTGGGGATCGTGCAGGTGCCGGAGGCGCGCCGCATCTTCCCGGAGATGACGGTCACCGAGAACCTGCGCATGGGCTCGTTCGTGAAGGCCACGCGCAAGGACCGCGAGCGCAACATGGAGCGGGTGTTCTCGCTCTTCCCGCGCCTCGCGGAGCGCAAGAGCCAGCTCGGCGGCACGATGTCCGGCGGAGAGCAGCAGATGCTGGCGATCGGCCGCGGGCTCATGGGCAACCCCCGCGTCCTGCTCCTCGACGAGCCCTCGCTCGGGCTGTCGCCGCTGCTCGTGCGGAACATCTTCGAGATCATCAAGGAGATCAACCGTCAGGGGACGACCATCCTCCTCGTCGAGCAGAACGTGTTCCAGTCGCTGCGCATCTCCCATCGGGCCTACGTGCTCGAGACGGGCCGGGTGGTACTCTCCGGCACCGGGGCCGAGCTGCTCGACAACGCGCACGTGAAGAAGGCCTTCCTGGGGATGTGA
- a CDS encoding ABC transporter ATP-binding protein encodes MAILEIKHVSKFFGGLAANSDVSFSMEQGMIMGLIGPNGAGKTTLFNCITGYYPPSKGEVTFKGTRLNGLQPDQVCRLGMVRTWQKVRPLAKLSVLDNVMVGALARTSSLKVARELAMEQLKVVRMEHKPEFPAGGLPIGDRKKLEVARALATKPELLLLDEVMGGLNPAESEEIIQLILELKKRGLTQMVIEHDMKAIMRISDRIVVLNSGEKLAEGGPREIADNPDVIAAYLGERVE; translated from the coding sequence ATGGCGATCCTCGAAATCAAGCACGTCTCCAAGTTCTTCGGCGGGCTCGCGGCGAACTCCGACGTCTCCTTCTCCATGGAGCAGGGGATGATCATGGGCCTCATCGGCCCGAACGGCGCGGGCAAGACCACCCTCTTCAACTGCATCACCGGCTACTACCCGCCCTCGAAGGGCGAGGTGACGTTCAAGGGCACGCGGCTGAACGGGCTCCAGCCGGATCAGGTCTGCCGGCTCGGCATGGTGCGGACCTGGCAGAAGGTCCGTCCGCTCGCGAAGCTCTCGGTGCTGGACAACGTGATGGTCGGCGCCCTCGCCCGCACCTCGAGCCTGAAGGTCGCGCGCGAGCTCGCGATGGAGCAGCTCAAGGTCGTCCGCATGGAGCACAAGCCGGAGTTCCCCGCGGGCGGGCTCCCCATCGGCGACCGCAAGAAGCTGGAGGTCGCGCGCGCCCTCGCCACGAAGCCCGAGCTCCTGCTCCTCGACGAGGTGATGGGCGGCCTCAACCCCGCCGAGTCGGAGGAGATCATCCAGCTCATCCTCGAGCTCAAGAAGCGCGGGCTCACGCAGATGGTCATCGAGCACGACATGAAGGCCATCATGCGGATCTCCGACCGCATCGTGGTCCTGAACTCGGGCGAGAAGCTCGCCGAGGGCGGGCCCCGCGAGATCGCCGACAACCCCGACGTCATCGCCGCCTATCTGGGCGAGCGGGTCGAGTGA
- a CDS encoding branched-chain amino acid ABC transporter permease: MDRPPLLSRAPRGFSVLGLVLFVAAVAALWAFPSFVKKPYVLHMGVVLFLAIIQGQAWNVVGGYAGQYSVGHAAYFGIGAYVTTMLLELNKIAPWIGIWAAIAAAVALSLVIGSITFRLRGPYFVLASISVAEIIRLAALHFKDFTRGAEGFLLSDIPALKIGATEIEFFTKRPFYFAALGLAVITIVANYLVQHSKLGYYFQAIREDQDAAHSLGINPAFYKNVALAISAAFTAWAGGFYAMFVKFIDPNTVFGLDVSVQFVLICIIGGIGTILGPVIGAMVLVPLSEVLRNPKGLVQLGILSSDSGFVRFVEANLSNAHLLVYGILVVIVILFAPEGVLGVIRRIAARVRRTAARGRTEPAATA, translated from the coding sequence ATGGATAGGCCTCCTCTGCTCTCCCGCGCACCGCGCGGCTTCTCCGTCCTCGGGCTCGTCCTGTTCGTCGCCGCGGTCGCGGCGCTGTGGGCGTTCCCGAGCTTCGTGAAGAAGCCGTACGTCCTGCACATGGGCGTCGTGCTGTTCCTCGCCATCATCCAGGGCCAGGCCTGGAACGTCGTCGGCGGCTACGCCGGCCAGTACTCGGTGGGCCACGCCGCGTACTTCGGCATCGGCGCCTACGTCACGACGATGCTGCTCGAGCTGAACAAGATCGCCCCCTGGATCGGGATCTGGGCGGCGATCGCGGCGGCGGTGGCGCTGTCGCTCGTCATCGGCAGCATCACGTTCCGCCTGCGCGGCCCGTACTTCGTGCTCGCCTCCATCTCGGTGGCCGAGATCATCCGGCTCGCGGCCCTCCACTTCAAGGACTTCACGCGCGGCGCCGAGGGCTTCCTGCTGTCGGACATCCCTGCCCTGAAGATCGGCGCGACCGAGATCGAGTTCTTCACGAAGCGGCCGTTCTACTTCGCCGCGCTCGGGCTCGCGGTGATCACCATCGTGGCGAACTACCTCGTCCAGCACTCGAAGCTCGGGTACTACTTCCAGGCGATCCGCGAGGACCAGGACGCGGCGCACTCGCTCGGCATCAACCCGGCCTTCTACAAGAACGTGGCCCTCGCCATCTCCGCGGCGTTCACCGCGTGGGCGGGTGGCTTCTACGCGATGTTCGTGAAGTTCATCGACCCGAACACGGTGTTCGGCCTCGACGTCTCGGTGCAGTTCGTCCTCATCTGCATCATCGGCGGGATCGGGACGATCCTCGGGCCGGTCATCGGCGCCATGGTCCTCGTCCCCCTCTCCGAGGTGCTCCGCAACCCCAAGGGGCTCGTTCAGCTCGGGATCCTCTCCTCGGACTCCGGGTTCGTGCGGTTCGTCGAGGCGAACCTCTCCAACGCGCACCTGCTCGTGTACGGCATCCTCGTGGTGATCGTGATCCTCTTCGCCCCCGAGGGCGTGCTCGGCGTGATCCGGCGCATCGCGGCGCGCGTGCGCCGCACGGCCGCGCGGGGACGGACCGAGCCGGCCGCGACGGCCTGA
- a CDS encoding branched-chain amino acid ABC transporter permease: MQSVISGILVGGVYALIGIGLTIIFGVMRIINFAQGELLMLGMYATWIVFSWLGIDPFLSIVITAPLLFLWGAFLQKTIINRVLNALPQNQILLTIGLGLIMSNSIMLAFTSDYRILTTSYSSSSFSVGGISISQPLLYAFLITAAITGALYWFLLKTDTGQAIRATAQDRDAAQLMGINVKAMSVLAFGLGSALAGVAGALISPTYYIFPQVGSAFTLKAFVIVVLGGMGSVIGATLGGLIIGVTESLSAVYIASGLKELVTFVLFLGLLLFKPSGLLGKTRA, translated from the coding sequence ATGCAATCGGTGATCAGCGGGATCCTCGTGGGCGGCGTCTACGCGCTCATCGGGATCGGTCTCACGATCATCTTCGGCGTCATGCGCATCATCAACTTCGCGCAAGGCGAGCTGCTCATGCTGGGGATGTACGCGACCTGGATCGTCTTCTCCTGGCTCGGGATCGATCCGTTCCTCTCGATCGTGATCACCGCCCCGCTCCTGTTCCTGTGGGGCGCGTTCCTGCAGAAGACGATCATCAACCGCGTGCTCAACGCGCTCCCGCAGAACCAGATCCTGCTCACGATCGGGCTCGGCCTCATCATGTCGAACTCGATCATGCTGGCCTTCACGTCCGACTACCGGATCCTGACCACCTCCTACTCGTCCTCGAGCTTCTCCGTGGGCGGGATCTCGATCTCGCAGCCGCTGCTCTACGCCTTCCTCATCACCGCGGCGATCACCGGCGCGCTCTACTGGTTCCTCCTCAAGACGGACACCGGCCAGGCGATCCGCGCCACCGCGCAGGACCGCGACGCGGCGCAGCTCATGGGCATCAACGTGAAGGCGATGTCGGTGCTGGCGTTCGGCCTGGGGTCCGCGCTCGCCGGGGTGGCGGGCGCGCTCATCTCGCCCACCTACTACATCTTCCCCCAGGTCGGCAGCGCGTTCACGCTGAAGGCGTTCGTGATCGTGGTGCTGGGCGGCATGGGCAGCGTCATCGGCGCGACGCTCGGCGGCCTCATCATCGGAGTCACCGAGTCGCTCTCGGCGGTGTACATCGCGTCGGGCCTGAAGGAGCTCGTCACCTTCGTGCTGTTCCTCGGCCTCCTCCTGTTCAAGCCGTCCGGCCTCCTCGGGAAGACCCGGGCCTAA
- a CDS encoding ABC transporter substrate-binding protein, which yields MKKMLAPALAALSLALPGAGQAQVKIGFINSITGPEAPIGENLTNGVDMAVEDLKKKGVNVQLIKQDDTGKPQVSMSAMEQLATGDEVAAVVGPYTSATANAVAKLANQYKVPQVVPAAAKEEITRQGYDWVFRLNAPAHQYAQSLLDAALEFGKPKTIAFIYESTDFGTSVATAGKDYAQKKGLKVVGDEAYQKGAPDYRSTLTKVKAANPDLVFMVSYVADAILLMRQSREVGLKPQAFLGGGAGFDTAQFESEKDISNLVFSVTQWTPESTPGAEEFANRYRQKYGKKPTYHAACAYAAMMVVGEAAQKAGGDRKKIQEELKAGKWTGIMGEVDFQDYEGFTNQNKLIMPVIQYQGGKSVTVYPKQLAKKKAVFPFTWK from the coding sequence ATGAAGAAGATGCTCGCCCCGGCCCTCGCCGCGCTCAGCCTCGCCCTTCCGGGCGCGGGCCAGGCGCAGGTGAAGATCGGGTTCATCAACTCCATCACCGGCCCCGAGGCCCCCATCGGCGAGAACCTCACGAACGGCGTCGACATGGCCGTCGAGGATCTCAAGAAGAAGGGCGTGAACGTACAGCTCATCAAGCAGGACGACACCGGCAAGCCCCAGGTGTCGATGAGCGCGATGGAGCAGCTCGCGACGGGTGACGAGGTCGCGGCGGTGGTCGGCCCCTACACCTCGGCGACGGCGAACGCGGTCGCGAAGCTCGCGAACCAGTACAAGGTGCCCCAGGTCGTGCCCGCGGCCGCGAAGGAGGAGATCACGCGCCAGGGGTACGACTGGGTCTTCCGGCTCAACGCGCCGGCGCACCAGTACGCGCAGTCGCTCCTCGACGCGGCGCTCGAGTTCGGCAAGCCGAAGACGATCGCCTTCATCTACGAGTCCACCGACTTCGGGACCTCCGTGGCGACCGCGGGGAAGGACTACGCGCAGAAGAAGGGCCTCAAGGTCGTCGGGGACGAGGCCTACCAGAAGGGCGCGCCGGACTACCGCTCGACCCTCACGAAGGTCAAGGCGGCGAACCCCGACCTCGTCTTCATGGTGTCCTACGTCGCGGACGCCATCCTGCTCATGCGGCAGTCGCGCGAGGTCGGCCTGAAGCCGCAGGCGTTCCTCGGCGGCGGCGCCGGGTTCGACACCGCACAGTTCGAGAGCGAGAAGGACATCTCCAACCTCGTCTTCTCGGTGACCCAGTGGACGCCGGAGAGCACGCCGGGGGCGGAGGAGTTCGCGAACCGCTATCGCCAGAAGTACGGCAAGAAGCCGACCTATCACGCGGCCTGCGCGTACGCGGCCATGATGGTCGTCGGCGAGGCGGCGCAGAAGGCGGGCGGCGACCGCAAGAAGATCCAGGAGGAGCTCAAGGCCGGCAAGTGGACCGGCATCATGGGCGAGGTGGACTTCCAGGATTACGAGGGGTTCACGAACCAGAACAAGCTCATCATGCCGGTCATCCAGTACCAGGGCGGCAAGTCGGTGACCGTCTACCCGAAGCAGCTCGCGAAGAAGAAGGCGGTCTTCCCGTTCACCTGGAAGTGA
- a CDS encoding endonuclease MutS2 has protein sequence MTDRTQRELGWPEILNALAARCRLPAGRNRALALPFQPTAEAAREALALVGEARRLSELALALPLGGVGDVEGHLERASKGGVLEPLALRECAALARAAARTRGLLEARASETPRLWALAEPLSPSAALADRIERAIEPSGAISDRASAELAQARERSRGLHRALKAQVETLLADADMQRHLRDTYFTIRNERYVLPVLASARRAVPGIVHNASQSGQTLFVEPDSMVELGNELSIANAVAAEEEQRILRELTGALMADSGALARDLGILAALDVLEGSALLASDLDAHAPEVLSPFDGLRVGGAGAGFELLSLRHPLLVLQGKKVVPSHVRLDAPARALIVSGPNGGGKTVAITAVGLSALMLRAGLPVAAAEGSRLPFFLEVKAAVDERGDLAKDLSTFTAHLAAVKEMLAGAVPGSLILVDEIAADTDPREGAALAAAILESLVERGAAVLVTTHLDELKALALTDPRYANARVGFDAERLAPTYQLHLGSPGSSSAIEVAARVGLPAPLVERARAALTGHGGALGQALRALDDERARLAEERRAAESARDAARKAEERARAAEEVARRAQREAAARMGEALADELEAARAEVAELLAGLQARPTVKAATDAARQLDAWRATVAQAAKATQARADAGAEALPGGEVRPGVRVRIVSLGQEGEVVEVDGKDALVRAGPLKVRRPVADLVPLLGKAKDAAKLGRSRSEKLQAASEARPSAPPGLERRLDVRGLRVEELLREVERFLDRLYSDGEADCLILHGHGTGALKQALRDHLSASPYVGAFRAGDRHEGGDAVTVVSLRR, from the coding sequence ATGACCGACCGCACGCAACGAGAGCTCGGCTGGCCCGAGATCCTCAACGCCCTCGCGGCCCGCTGCCGGCTGCCGGCGGGCCGCAACCGGGCGCTCGCCCTCCCCTTCCAGCCGACCGCGGAGGCCGCGCGCGAGGCGCTCGCCTTGGTGGGAGAGGCGCGGCGACTGTCGGAGCTCGCCCTCGCGCTGCCGCTCGGGGGCGTCGGCGACGTGGAGGGGCACCTCGAGCGGGCGAGCAAGGGGGGCGTCCTCGAGCCGCTCGCGCTGCGCGAGTGCGCCGCGCTCGCACGCGCCGCCGCCCGGACCCGGGGCCTGCTCGAGGCCCGGGCGTCGGAGACGCCGCGGCTGTGGGCGCTCGCGGAGCCGCTGTCGCCCTCGGCGGCGCTCGCCGATCGGATCGAGCGCGCCATCGAGCCCTCGGGCGCGATCTCGGACCGGGCGAGCGCGGAGCTCGCCCAGGCCCGCGAGCGATCCCGCGGCCTCCACCGCGCGCTCAAGGCCCAGGTCGAGACGCTCCTCGCGGACGCGGACATGCAGCGCCACCTGCGCGACACCTACTTCACCATCCGCAACGAGCGCTACGTCCTCCCGGTGCTCGCGAGCGCGCGCCGCGCCGTCCCCGGCATCGTCCACAACGCCTCGCAGTCCGGCCAGACGCTCTTCGTCGAGCCGGATTCGATGGTCGAGCTCGGCAACGAGCTCTCGATCGCGAACGCCGTCGCCGCCGAGGAGGAGCAGCGCATCCTGCGCGAGCTCACCGGCGCGCTCATGGCCGACTCGGGCGCGCTCGCCCGCGACCTCGGGATCCTGGCCGCGCTCGACGTGCTCGAGGGCTCGGCGCTGCTCGCCTCCGATCTCGACGCGCACGCCCCCGAGGTGCTCTCCCCCTTCGACGGGCTCAGGGTGGGCGGCGCTGGCGCCGGCTTCGAGCTGCTGTCGCTCCGCCATCCCCTGCTCGTCCTCCAGGGCAAGAAGGTGGTCCCGAGCCACGTCCGGCTCGACGCGCCCGCGCGCGCGCTCATCGTGTCGGGGCCGAACGGCGGCGGGAAGACGGTCGCCATCACCGCGGTCGGGCTGTCCGCGCTCATGCTCCGCGCCGGCCTGCCGGTCGCGGCCGCCGAGGGGTCGCGGCTGCCGTTCTTCCTGGAGGTGAAGGCGGCGGTGGACGAGCGGGGCGATCTCGCGAAGGACCTCTCCACCTTCACCGCCCACCTCGCGGCCGTGAAGGAGATGCTCGCGGGCGCGGTGCCCGGCTCCCTCATCCTCGTGGACGAGATCGCCGCCGACACCGATCCGCGCGAGGGGGCGGCCCTCGCCGCGGCGATCCTGGAGTCCCTGGTCGAGCGCGGCGCGGCGGTGCTCGTGACCACGCACCTCGACGAGCTGAAGGCGCTCGCTCTCACGGACCCGCGCTACGCGAACGCCCGCGTCGGCTTCGACGCCGAGCGGCTCGCGCCCACCTACCAGCTGCACCTCGGGAGCCCGGGCAGCTCGTCGGCGATCGAGGTCGCCGCGCGGGTGGGCCTGCCGGCGCCGCTCGTCGAGCGGGCGCGGGCGGCGCTCACCGGGCACGGCGGCGCGCTCGGGCAGGCGCTCCGCGCCCTCGACGACGAGCGCGCGCGGCTCGCGGAGGAGCGGCGCGCCGCGGAGAGCGCGCGGGACGCGGCGCGGAAGGCCGAGGAGCGCGCCCGGGCCGCCGAGGAGGTCGCGCGGCGCGCCCAGCGCGAGGCGGCGGCGCGCATGGGCGAGGCGCTCGCGGACGAGCTCGAGGCCGCGCGCGCGGAGGTGGCGGAGCTGCTCGCCGGCCTGCAGGCGCGGCCCACCGTGAAGGCGGCGACCGACGCCGCCCGCCAGCTCGACGCCTGGCGCGCGACGGTCGCCCAGGCGGCGAAGGCGACGCAGGCGCGCGCCGACGCCGGCGCGGAGGCGCTCCCGGGCGGCGAGGTGAGGCCGGGCGTGCGCGTGCGGATCGTCTCGCTCGGCCAGGAGGGCGAGGTGGTCGAGGTGGACGGCAAGGACGCGCTCGTGCGGGCCGGGCCGCTGAAGGTCCGCCGGCCGGTCGCGGATCTCGTGCCGCTCCTCGGCAAGGCGAAGGACGCGGCGAAGCTCGGGCGCTCGCGCTCGGAGAAGCTCCAGGCGGCCTCGGAGGCCCGCCCGAGCGCGCCGCCCGGCCTCGAGCGGCGGCTCGACGTGCGCGGCCTGCGCGTCGAGGAGCTGCTCCGGGAGGTGGAGCGATTCCTCGATCGCCTCTACTCGGACGGCGAGGCCGACTGCCTCATCCTCCACGGCCACGGCACCGGCGCGCTGAAGCAGGCGCTGCGCGATCACCTCTCCGCCTCGCCCTACGTCGGCGCCTTCCGCGCCGGCGACCGGCACGAGGGCGGCGACGCGGTGACGGTCGTCAGCCTCCGGCGCTAG